A single Mesomycoplasma bovoculi M165/69 DNA region contains:
- a CDS encoding glycosyltransferase family 2 protein: protein MNKITILIPCYNKRDFLPRLFKNLSKQNDSNFNVLFLDDGSSDQSASMIAKFIQDKANYKAIFLEKNQGLSNARNTLISQCSSEYFYFMDPDDLISKNAIKLFNAVVKQQDFEIIYARYSLIFYRIPIINFLSKLKWNNSSWKSPINFAADNSPFIWNKVFQKQWFLDKGFRFIEGHIFEDIPISFVTMMMAAKTHYISNKTYKYDLNLKGLSKKPSLSRLEGIYANLNYLHTLIKTNNLTQTWNQVVEKFFFKNILVHLFFGLNAKFIIKNFEKCEPILKNLYKFFQKNNFESKMAKYSNRTTLMFNSAIKNYFKIKQLIFTGEYYE from the coding sequence ATGAATAAAATTACTATTTTAATACCTTGCTATAACAAGCGAGATTTTTTGCCTCGTTTATTTAAAAACTTAAGCAAGCAAAATGATTCTAACTTTAATGTTTTATTTTTAGATGATGGCTCTTCTGATCAATCAGCTAGCATGATTGCAAAATTTATTCAAGACAAAGCAAATTATAAGGCAATATTTTTAGAAAAAAATCAAGGCCTATCTAATGCAAGAAACACTTTAATTAGTCAATGCTCTAGTGAATATTTTTACTTTATGGATCCTGATGATTTAATTTCAAAAAATGCTATAAAACTCTTTAATGCGGTTGTAAAACAACAAGATTTTGAAATTATTTATGCTCGATATTCTTTAATTTTTTATAGAATACCTATCATTAATTTTTTATCAAAATTAAAATGAAATAACAGTAGTTGAAAATCACCAATCAATTTTGCGGCTGATAATTCACCTTTTATTTGAAACAAAGTGTTTCAAAAACAATGGTTTTTAGACAAAGGATTTAGATTTATTGAAGGCCACATTTTTGAAGACATACCCATTAGTTTTGTCACAATGATGATGGCTGCCAAAACTCATTACATTTCAAATAAAACATATAAATATGATTTAAATTTAAAAGGTTTATCTAAAAAACCAAGTCTTAGTAGGTTGGAAGGTATTTATGCAAATTTAAATTATTTGCACACTTTAATTAAAACAAATAATTTAACTCAAACCTGAAATCAGGTTGTTGAAAAATTTTTTTTCAAAAATATTTTAGTACACTTGTTTTTTGGTTTGAATGCAAAATTTATTATTAAAAATTTTGAAAAATGTGAACCAATTTTAAAGAATTTATACAAATTTTTTCAAAAAAATAACTTTGAAAGCAAAATGGCTAAGTATAGCAATAGAACAACATTGATGTTTAACTCAGCTATTAAAAATTACTTCAAAATTAAACAACTAATTTTTACAGGAGAATATTATGAATAA
- a CDS encoding alpha/beta fold hydrolase — translation MFKRGTTIINEEEIFYIFEDTGKPKVLFLHGFNSAHSFVFQLEKLENRDYDIVAFDFPGCGKSSANKNVDITYYQQISAKFVELFNLKGSLVVAHSLGAASALYLLDQKLVKYALLGGPLNPFTVDDVLKTRANTLKHWLLPKTLKDAIESSKNLVFGNKNNYKDQLKKIGSMFLKLTQIKYKLFSFMVNKQILNSKWLKENLEPLYANNKNYEIISGRQDLFVPLETLEQVQNKYHISLSILEECGHALFFEQSEKINEKINELVAKIMPDAGLK, via the coding sequence ATGTTTAAACGCGGCACCACAATCATAAATGAAGAAGAAATTTTTTACATTTTTGAAGATACAGGCAAACCAAAAGTTCTATTTTTGCATGGGTTTAATTCAGCACACTCTTTTGTTTTTCAATTAGAAAAGCTTGAAAATCGTGATTATGACATAGTTGCTTTTGATTTTCCAGGTTGTGGAAAATCAAGTGCTAATAAAAATGTTGATATTACTTATTATCAACAAATTAGTGCAAAATTTGTTGAACTTTTTAATCTTAAAGGTAGTTTAGTGGTTGCTCATTCACTTGGTGCCGCTAGTGCGCTATATTTACTTGATCAAAAATTAGTAAAATATGCACTTTTGGGTGGCCCATTAAATCCTTTTACCGTTGATGATGTTTTAAAAACTAGAGCTAACACTTTAAAACATTGGTTGCTTCCAAAAACTCTCAAAGATGCTATAGAAAGTTCTAAAAATTTAGTTTTTGGCAATAAAAACAATTACAAAGATCAACTTAAAAAAATAGGATCTATGTTTTTAAAATTAACCCAAATAAAATATAAATTATTTTCTTTTATGGTCAACAAACAAATTTTAAATTCTAAATGACTAAAAGAAAATTTAGAACCATTATATGCAAATAATAAAAATTATGAAATTATTTCAGGTCGCCAAGACCTATTTGTTCCTCTAGAAACATTAGAGCAAGTACAAAATAAGTATCATATTTCTTTAAGTATTCTAGAAGAATGTGGACATGCATTATTTTTTGAACAATCTGAAAAAATTAATGAAAAAATTAATGAATTAGTTGCAAAAATTATGCCTGATGCTGGTTTAAAATAA
- a CDS encoding DEAD/DEAH box helicase family protein has product MELSKIQNKAIGNLLEKAEQILSKQSDDNINKSVYFKAPTGSGKTFMMLNFIDKLINLNESKGFNLNLVFVIVTLSSAELPKQMEQSFKKYRDFIDNKNIEINRIESPSNSNVFSEKNYEFQAEPNSVWIMGGATFRTNTILDAQGSLEIFLNELKRNNYTLIYIRDEAHIGAEQKVNSKSKLSNFEQGLQNSANFILKMTATPPTDSIYQLVEIKEKDLINDNIKLIKPTRQFNKGLQQGQQYDSDEILNIACEEFKKIKSKYNDSENEPGLVGINPAMLIQVDNKSSNNEEEFNKNIDKIISILEKHNLTWVKYFDSNNKNTNLRQKENWNLQDISKENSPCDVIIFKIGPATGWNIPRACMLVQLRNVSSSNLSIQTIGRIKRNPNPNFDFDKESVANEYFIYSNTDDRKLKNIRIATLQDKYMDQYFLIGEIDKDTVQKLNEDFIEHYEDKLFSLLSDAFNQSDNKSEWDKDKIQKYFNSKLYKIIIEEYFEKGYIASEQESHGDSTWIANSSKIYNIFELEKWNIANINRHKKFFTVNVQKYLDDLLDFCNKNIDFNQFQGSENPQKLDISKQQSQFFWYIIYENFAKEFKSMYSKTKNEVDKTNIEYKVKKVQQLPKQFVLFEDEDTKNVIKETNDIFAYKINNENIKDFPLDSEPEKIFVNEILNYTKKDKIKKNGKENEEEKSNDESQDNIKLWSKNPVYNGIGFNYINNDQKISYSYPDFMIKKNNHLIYFEVKKYNNDIDDNKTEQIHKAYEEYIKIFNKDKQNPDTALDVKFSLILVLVKDANTIYYAGFSSLEQLNEKLSETNNKNTKIHDKIKSTYSLTLKDILEQE; this is encoded by the coding sequence ATGGAATTATCCAAAATTCAAAATAAAGCAATCGGAAATTTACTAGAAAAAGCGGAACAAATATTATCAAAACAAAGTGATGATAATATCAATAAAAGTGTTTATTTTAAAGCACCAACTGGTTCTGGTAAAACCTTTATGATGCTTAATTTTATAGACAAATTAATTAATTTAAATGAAAGTAAAGGTTTTAACTTAAACCTTGTTTTTGTTATTGTAACACTCTCTAGTGCAGAGTTGCCAAAACAAATGGAACAAAGTTTTAAAAAATATAGAGATTTTATAGATAATAAAAACATTGAAATCAATAGAATTGAAAGTCCTTCAAATAGTAATGTTTTTTCTGAAAAAAACTATGAATTTCAGGCAGAACCCAATTCTGTTTGAATTATGGGTGGTGCAACTTTTCGGACCAACACTATTTTAGATGCTCAAGGTTCTCTTGAAATCTTTTTAAATGAATTAAAAAGAAATAACTACACATTGATTTATATTAGAGATGAAGCACACATTGGAGCAGAACAAAAAGTTAATAGTAAATCTAAATTAAGCAACTTTGAGCAAGGATTGCAAAATTCAGCTAATTTTATTTTAAAAATGACTGCTACTCCACCAACTGATTCAATATATCAATTGGTTGAAATTAAGGAAAAAGATTTAATTAATGACAATATTAAATTAATCAAGCCTACAAGACAATTCAATAAAGGACTCCAACAAGGACAACAATATGATAGTGATGAAATTTTAAATATTGCTTGTGAAGAATTTAAAAAAATTAAATCAAAATACAACGATAGTGAAAATGAACCGGGTCTTGTGGGCATTAATCCAGCAATGTTGATTCAAGTTGACAACAAATCTTCTAACAATGAAGAAGAATTTAATAAAAATATAGATAAAATTATTAGTATTTTAGAAAAACATAATCTTACTTGAGTTAAATATTTTGATAGTAATAATAAAAATACAAATTTAAGACAAAAAGAAAATTGAAACTTACAAGATATTTCTAAAGAAAACTCACCTTGTGATGTAATTATTTTTAAAATCGGACCTGCCACAGGATGAAATATTCCAAGAGCTTGTATGTTAGTTCAACTAAGAAATGTGTCTTCTAGCAACTTAAGTATTCAAACAATAGGGCGAATCAAAAGAAATCCAAATCCTAATTTTGATTTTGATAAAGAATCTGTTGCAAATGAATATTTCATTTATAGTAATACTGATGATAGAAAATTAAAAAATATTCGAATTGCAACTCTTCAAGATAAATACATGGATCAATATTTTTTAATCGGTGAAATTGATAAAGATACTGTTCAAAAATTAAATGAAGATTTTATTGAGCATTATGAAGATAAATTATTTTCACTTTTAAGTGATGCATTTAACCAATCCGACAATAAATCTGAATGAGATAAAGACAAAATTCAAAAATACTTTAATAGTAAACTGTACAAAATAATAATAGAAGAATATTTTGAAAAAGGTTATATTGCTTCCGAGCAAGAAAGTCATGGAGATAGTACTTGAATTGCAAATAGTTCAAAAATTTACAATATTTTTGAACTAGAAAAATGAAATATCGCAAACATTAATAGACACAAAAAATTTTTTACAGTTAATGTACAAAAATATTTAGATGATTTACTAGATTTTTGTAACAAAAACATTGATTTTAATCAGTTTCAAGGTTCTGAAAATCCTCAAAAATTAGATATTAGTAAGCAACAATCTCAATTTTTTTGATACATTATTTATGAAAATTTTGCAAAAGAATTTAAAAGTATGTATAGCAAAACCAAAAATGAAGTTGATAAGACAAATATTGAATATAAAGTTAAAAAAGTTCAACAACTTCCAAAGCAATTTGTTTTATTTGAAGATGAAGATACAAAAAATGTTATTAAAGAAACCAATGACATTTTTGCATATAAAATCAATAATGAAAACATCAAAGATTTTCCACTTGATTCTGAGCCAGAAAAAATCTTTGTAAATGAAATTTTAAATTACACAAAAAAAGACAAAATTAAGAAAAATGGCAAGGAAAATGAAGAAGAAAAAAGCAACGATGAAAGTCAAGATAACATAAAATTATGATCAAAAAATCCTGTCTATAATGGAATTGGATTTAATTATATTAATAATGATCAAAAAATTTCCTATTCATATCCTGACTTCATGATTAAAAAAAATAATCACCTTATCTACTTTGAAGTTAAAAAATATAATAATGATATTGATGACAATAAAACTGAACAAATACACAAAGCATACGAAGAATATATTAAAATATTCAACAAAGATAAACAAAATCCAGACACAGCTCTTGATGTTAAATTCTCTTTAATTTTAGTTTTAGTTAAAGATGCAAATACTATTTATTATGCAGGTTTTAGTTCACTTGAACAACTAAATGAAAAATTATCTGAAACAAATAATAAAAACACCAAAATTCATGACAAAATTAAATCCACTTACTCATTAACACTAAAAGATATTTTGGAACAAGAATAA
- a CDS encoding DJ-1/PfpI family protein produces MNKLLVILLDDFQDIELTTFLSLVKKAQIFNQISFYNPKNKAVSGQFGIVKIEAQNHWQSSDFDAVFVPGGKAVQSLRTDQKTLNLINDFFENNKYVFAICDAPNALYEQNIAKNLKFSSYPIENSQNYQNRVEDKVCKTGNYFSARNADSATELAILVIEHLDSKEKAQLILNQHQA; encoded by the coding sequence ATGAATAAATTATTAGTTATTTTACTTGATGATTTTCAAGATATTGAGCTAACAACCTTTTTGTCACTTGTAAAAAAAGCTCAAATATTTAATCAAATTAGTTTTTACAATCCTAAAAATAAAGCAGTTTCTGGACAATTTGGTATTGTAAAAATTGAAGCTCAAAATCATTGACAATCAAGTGATTTTGACGCTGTTTTTGTTCCAGGAGGCAAAGCTGTTCAATCACTTAGAACAGATCAAAAAACTTTAAATTTAATAAATGATTTTTTTGAAAACAATAAATATGTTTTTGCAATTTGTGATGCCCCAAATGCTCTTTATGAACAAAATATTGCTAAAAATCTGAAATTTAGTTCTTATCCAATTGAAAATTCACAAAATTATCAAAACAGAGTGGAAGATAAAGTTTGCAAAACTGGGAATTATTTTAGTGCCAGAAATGCAGATAGCGCTACAGAATTAGCTATTTTAGTAATTGAGCACCTTGACTCCAAGGAAAAAGCTCAACTTATTTTAAACCAGCATCAGGCATAA
- the serS gene encoding serine--tRNA ligase yields the protein MMNARFLIKNKDLIKNKLKTRNFDVSQIDDVYNLAVEKNQLEASIVDLQAQRNQATAEISLAIRNGENVEEKKAQVVQINKKLEEIKSKFTVLEEQLNHQLLAIPNIPQDDVPIGKDENDNIVIKTWGTPKSIFEGKAHYDFGIEKDYLDFHRAVKISGQRFVIYKTLVAKLVRALMNLMLDTHTSRGYQEILTNTLVHSQSLYGTGQLPKFEEDLYKIKGRDLWLVPTAEVPITNYYQDEIIDLAKPQSFVGYSKSYRSEAGSAGKDTRGIIRMHEFHKVELVKFTNQKDGIQEFEKTVEDASYILELLEIPYRQIVLCTGDMGFSSQKTIDLEAWMPSENKYREVSSVSFCGDFQAQRAKIRYRDENQKIQFARTINGSGLAIDRIIAILLEQYQQNGEFIIPKALKPYFN from the coding sequence ATTATGAATGCTCGTTTTTTAATTAAAAATAAAGATTTAATTAAAAATAAATTAAAAACTCGTAATTTTGATGTTTCTCAAATTGATGATGTTTACAACTTAGCAGTTGAAAAAAATCAATTAGAAGCATCAATTGTTGACCTACAAGCTCAAAGAAATCAAGCAACTGCTGAAATTTCTTTAGCTATTAGAAATGGCGAAAATGTTGAAGAAAAAAAAGCTCAAGTTGTTCAAATAAACAAAAAACTTGAAGAAATTAAATCTAAGTTTACAGTCTTAGAAGAACAACTAAATCACCAATTACTTGCAATTCCTAACATCCCACAAGATGATGTTCCAATTGGCAAAGATGAAAATGATAATATTGTTATAAAAACTTGGGGTACACCAAAGTCTATTTTTGAAGGTAAAGCCCACTATGATTTTGGGATTGAAAAAGATTATCTAGATTTTCATCGTGCTGTCAAAATTTCAGGTCAACGTTTTGTAATTTATAAAACACTAGTAGCCAAATTAGTTAGAGCTTTAATGAATTTGATGTTAGATACTCATACAAGCCGTGGTTACCAAGAAATTTTAACTAACACTTTAGTACATAGTCAATCACTTTATGGCACAGGTCAATTGCCTAAATTTGAAGAAGATCTCTATAAAATTAAAGGTAGAGATTTATGGCTAGTACCAACAGCTGAAGTTCCAATCACCAACTATTATCAAGATGAAATTATTGATCTTGCAAAACCACAGTCTTTTGTAGGTTATAGCAAATCATATCGTTCAGAAGCTGGAAGTGCTGGAAAAGATACTAGAGGTATCATTAGAATGCATGAATTTCACAAAGTGGAACTTGTGAAATTCACAAATCAAAAAGATGGTATTCAAGAGTTTGAAAAAACTGTTGAAGATGCTAGTTATATTTTAGAATTATTAGAAATTCCTTATCGCCAAATTGTTTTATGCACTGGTGATATGGGTTTTTCATCACAAAAAACCATTGATTTGGAAGCTTGAATGCCTTCTGAAAATAAATATCGCGAAGTATCATCTGTAAGTTTTTGTGGTGATTTTCAAGCCCAAAGAGCTAAAATTCGTTATCGAGATGAAAATCAAAAAATTCAATTTGCTCGCACAATCAATGGTTCAGGACTTGCAATTGATAGAATTATTGCAATTTTACTAGAACAATACCAACAAAATGGTGAATTTATAATTCCTAAAGCATTAAAGCCATATTTTAATTAA
- a CDS encoding phospho-sugar mutase produces MLEFGTAGIRGVLGHLPNQLNENHVKRVVFGYAKYLLKQFPDVRQQGIVIARDNRQKSLQFANISARILANFGIKVFIFKDICPTPIVSFAIKQLKAYGGIMITASHNPAEYNGIKIYNKLGFQILPDQIAKITNFFENYQKFTTKNISSKALAFSRKIVKVDYLIDNYINQLLELIPFKSSQSQNYIYSPLHGTGGQVVKKIAQKIKLNLMFVEKQMAKSTKFHFASSPNPEDKKAFELMRKQMEEENLQYGFVSDPDSDRLGIVEKIGNQFYYFNGNEMATLIVDFLIKQNYLNNNSQLITSFVSSSLPTLIAKSIGCQTEIIPTGFKWVANKILSKPSSTSFAFEESYGSMIFPQLSLDKDALQIIVFFWKMFSEKPISLVEQLEKIYEKYGFPTSVVHSLTFNDEQFSHLNEYLEQFSKLKFDYPIAQIIDYRLGFEDIHPENMIKIIFENNSWVAMRPSGTEPKLKIYVFSIDVDKNQSKIINQSILTKVKSIFKNE; encoded by the coding sequence ATGTTAGAATTTGGAACTGCCGGTATCAGGGGTGTACTAGGACATTTGCCCAACCAACTCAATGAAAACCATGTTAAGCGTGTAGTTTTTGGTTATGCTAAATATTTATTAAAACAATTCCCTGATGTTCGACAACAGGGAATTGTTATTGCTAGAGACAATCGCCAAAAATCTTTGCAATTTGCAAATATTTCTGCTCGAATTTTGGCTAATTTTGGTATAAAAGTCTTTATTTTTAAAGACATTTGCCCAACTCCAATTGTTTCTTTTGCTATCAAGCAATTAAAAGCTTATGGCGGTATTATGATTACAGCATCACATAATCCTGCTGAATATAATGGTATTAAAATATACAATAAATTAGGTTTTCAAATCCTTCCTGACCAAATTGCCAAAATTACTAATTTTTTTGAAAATTATCAAAAATTTACTACTAAAAACATTAGTAGCAAAGCCTTGGCTTTTTCTAGAAAAATTGTTAAAGTTGATTATTTAATTGACAATTACATAAATCAACTTTTAGAGTTAATTCCATTTAAATCAAGCCAAAGTCAAAACTATATTTACTCACCTTTGCATGGCACAGGTGGACAAGTTGTAAAAAAAATTGCTCAAAAAATTAAGCTAAATTTAATGTTTGTTGAAAAACAAATGGCAAAATCTACTAAATTTCATTTTGCTTCATCACCAAATCCTGAAGACAAAAAAGCTTTTGAACTGATGCGAAAACAAATGGAAGAGGAAAACTTGCAATATGGTTTTGTTAGTGACCCTGACTCTGACAGATTGGGTATTGTTGAAAAAATAGGGAATCAATTTTATTATTTTAATGGCAATGAAATGGCTACTTTAATTGTTGATTTTTTAATTAAGCAAAATTATCTAAACAATAACTCTCAATTAATAACATCTTTTGTGTCCTCGTCACTACCGACATTAATTGCAAAAAGCATAGGCTGTCAAACTGAAATTATTCCAACAGGTTTTAAATGAGTTGCTAATAAAATTTTAAGCAAACCAAGCAGTACTAGTTTTGCTTTTGAAGAAAGTTATGGTTCAATGATTTTTCCACAACTTTCACTTGATAAAGATGCTCTACAAATAATTGTTTTTTTCTGAAAAATGTTTTCAGAAAAACCAATATCACTAGTTGAACAATTGGAAAAAATTTATGAAAAATATGGATTTCCAACATCTGTTGTCCACTCACTAACATTCAATGATGAGCAATTTAGTCATCTAAATGAATATTTAGAACAATTTAGTAAACTAAAATTTGACTACCCTATTGCTCAAATCATTGATTATCGTTTAGGATTTGAAGACATTCATCCTGAAAATATGATTAAAATAATATTTGAAAACAACTCATGAGTAGCCATGAGACCTTCTGGAACTGAACCAAAACTAAAAATTTATGTTTTTAGTATCGATGTCGACAAAAATCAGTCCAAAATAATTAATCAATCAATTTTAACTAAGGTAAAATCTATTTTTAAAAATGAATAA
- the eno gene encoding phosphopyruvate hydratase, producing the protein MSKIIKLHAREVLDSRGNPTIQVEVHTEKGAFGSAIVPSGASTGSREALELRDQDSQYEENWFGGKGVQTAVDNVNKIIAPGIVGSCVFNQRGLDKAMIDLDGTPNKSKLGANAILGVSLAILRAAADELNIPLYRYIGGTNPNQLPVPMLNVINGGEHASNTLDFQEFMVMPLGAKTFKEALQTANKIFHTLAKLLKQAGHGTQVGDEGGFAPNLNSHEEALDFLVEAIKKAGFNPATSGANAVAIALDCAASELYKDGVYTFKKLKQAHANNPKADIKYDFTSEELLDYYGTLFAKYPIISVEDGFAEGDWAGFIKFTERFGKTHQIVGDDLTVTNAKILQEAIDKKAINSILIKLNQIGTVSETIDTIQLAQKAGFTAVVSHRSGESEDSTIADLAVALNAGQIKTGSLSRTDRIAKYNRLLLIEERISSHSSYPGHKAFYNIKNK; encoded by the coding sequence ATGTCAAAAATTATTAAATTACATGCTCGTGAAGTTTTAGATTCACGTGGTAACCCAACCATTCAAGTTGAAGTTCATACTGAAAAAGGTGCTTTTGGTTCAGCTATTGTTCCATCAGGTGCATCAACTGGATCACGTGAAGCTTTAGAATTACGTGATCAAGATAGCCAATATGAAGAGAACTGATTTGGTGGCAAAGGTGTTCAAACTGCTGTTGATAATGTTAATAAAATTATTGCTCCTGGAATTGTTGGAAGTTGTGTCTTCAATCAAAGAGGACTTGACAAAGCAATGATTGATTTAGATGGTACTCCAAATAAATCAAAATTAGGTGCAAATGCTATTTTAGGTGTTTCTCTAGCTATTCTAAGAGCTGCAGCTGATGAACTCAATATTCCTCTATATCGTTACATTGGTGGAACAAATCCTAATCAATTGCCAGTTCCTATGTTAAATGTTATCAATGGTGGAGAACATGCTTCAAATACCCTTGATTTTCAAGAATTTATGGTTATGCCTTTAGGTGCGAAAACTTTCAAAGAGGCGCTACAAACTGCAAACAAAATTTTTCACACATTGGCTAAACTATTAAAGCAAGCTGGTCATGGAACTCAAGTTGGAGATGAAGGTGGATTTGCACCAAACTTAAACTCACATGAAGAAGCTCTTGATTTTTTAGTAGAAGCAATTAAAAAAGCTGGATTTAACCCTGCAACTTCTGGAGCAAATGCTGTAGCAATTGCCCTAGATTGTGCTGCAAGTGAGCTATACAAAGATGGTGTTTATACTTTTAAAAAACTCAAACAAGCACATGCAAATAATCCAAAAGCAGATATTAAATATGACTTCACTAGTGAAGAACTATTAGACTACTATGGAACACTATTTGCAAAATACCCAATTATTTCTGTTGAAGATGGGTTTGCAGAAGGTGATTGGGCAGGATTTATTAAATTTACAGAACGTTTTGGAAAAACACATCAAATTGTTGGTGATGATTTAACAGTAACTAATGCCAAAATTTTACAAGAAGCTATAGACAAAAAAGCTATCAACTCAATTCTAATTAAATTAAATCAAATCGGAACTGTTAGTGAAACTATTGATACTATTCAACTTGCTCAAAAAGCAGGATTTACTGCAGTTGTTTCACACCGTTCAGGTGAGTCTGAAGATAGCACAATTGCTGACCTAGCAGTTGCTCTTAATGCTGGACAAATCAAAACCGGTTCACTTTCTAGAACAGACAGAATTGCAAAATATAATCGTTTATTATTAATTGAAGAAAGAATTTCATCACATTCTTCATACCCAGGTCACAAAGCTTTTTACAACATTAAAAACAAATAA
- a CDS encoding site-specific DNA-methyltransferase, producing MDPPYNTEATHNDGNSVANDKENIESKKFIYRDKFSRNGWLNLMNERLKLAKKLLKDDGMIFVSIDDSQQAYLKILMDEIFGEENFVANIVWQKKNLGSGQDSKHLKVITEYILLYANNINKLDLSEISKDVEKSLDYKYEDEYVSTRGKYKTNQLDRASLTWSKGMDYKFEYQGKTYYPGGSEQNWKMRHQGKHAEKDWRWRWSYDKLIKGIEDGFVIFENNKIFTKQYQFVDNSNQKIERKEKFTNLIIDADKQGPQGTNVLKDIFSGFKVFDHPKPTNLLTHLLSMRPNQNARVLDFFAGSGTTGHAVLELNRQDGGNRSFTLVTNNQNNIGTKITYERLFRINKGEGTKGETFDWANKNESYKSNLNVYNINYFDVSLTQDQTTLNELIDKLKKLFKDFDINLENTKQNNYKLLLDSLLALKPQKADEQN from the coding sequence ATTGATCCTCCTTACAACACTGAAGCAACACATAATGATGGTAACTCTGTTGCCAATGACAAAGAAAATATTGAGTCCAAAAAATTTATTTATCGTGATAAATTTTCACGCAATGGTTGACTCAATTTAATGAATGAACGACTCAAACTTGCAAAAAAACTTTTAAAAGATGATGGAATGATCTTTGTTTCCATTGATGATTCACAACAAGCTTATTTAAAAATTTTGATGGATGAGATTTTTGGTGAAGAGAATTTTGTTGCAAATATAGTTTGACAAAAGAAAAACCTTGGAAGTGGACAAGATAGTAAACATTTAAAAGTTATTACTGAATATATCTTACTCTATGCAAATAATATTAATAAATTAGATTTAAGTGAAATTAGCAAAGATGTGGAAAAGTCTTTGGATTATAAATATGAAGATGAATATGTTAGCACCAGGGGAAAATATAAAACAAATCAATTAGATAGAGCTTCACTAACATGATCCAAAGGAATGGACTATAAATTTGAATATCAAGGTAAAACTTATTATCCCGGTGGTAGTGAACAAAATTGAAAAATGCGACACCAAGGTAAACATGCCGAAAAAGATTGACGATGAAGATGGAGTTACGACAAATTAATAAAAGGAATTGAAGATGGTTTTGTTATTTTTGAAAATAATAAAATTTTTACCAAACAATACCAATTTGTTGATAATTCAAACCAAAAAATAGAAAGAAAAGAAAAATTTACTAACTTAATTATAGATGCTGATAAACAAGGTCCACAAGGAACTAATGTGTTAAAAGATATTTTTTCTGGATTCAAAGTTTTTGACCACCCAAAACCTACAAATTTATTAACACATCTTTTATCTATGCGCCCAAACCAAAATGCAAGAGTACTCGACTTTTTCGCAGGTTCTGGAACAACTGGACACGCAGTTTTAGAACTCAATAGACAAGATGGTGGGAATCGAAGCTTTACACTTGTTACTAACAACCAAAACAATATTGGAACAAAAATAACCTATGAAAGACTCTTTAGAATCAACAAAGGTGAAGGTACAAAAGGTGAAACTTTTGACTGGGCAAACAAAAATGAGTCATATAAATCAAATTTAAATGTATATAACATTAATTATTTTGATGTTTCATTAACGCAAGATCAAACAACATTAAATGAGTTAATTGATAAACTCAAAAAACTTTTTAAAGATTTTGATATTAATCTTGAAAACACAAAACAAAATAACTACAAATTATTACTAGATTCATTGCTGGCACTCAAGCCACAAAAAGCAGATGAACAAAATTAA